A region from the Vicia villosa cultivar HV-30 ecotype Madison, WI linkage group LG3, Vvil1.0, whole genome shotgun sequence genome encodes:
- the LOC131662041 gene encoding 2,3-bisphosphoglycerate-dependent phosphoglycerate mutase 1-like, whose translation MATEVGHHAIGTLQSHSYLSNLNHSQNLRSGSLRLATKDFISSNNGLSMGRSSHFGWRNCFVIRSSASHSQTSVVDPVLSPSRSNSGDTPKKSNEAALILIRHGESLWNEKNLFTGCVDVPLSQKGIDEAIEAGKKISNIPVDVIFTSALIRAQMTAMLAMTQHRRKKVPVVLHDESEQAKAWSQVFSEDTKKQSIPVTTAWQLNERMYGELQGLNKQETADRYGKEQVHEWRRSYDIPPPNGESLEMCAERAVAYFRDRIEPKLLSGKNVMIAAHGNSLRSIIMYLDKLTSQEVISLELSTGIPMLYIFKEGRFIRRGSPTGPTESGVYAYTKHLALYRQKLDEMFQ comes from the exons ATGGCTACAGAAGTAGGTCACCATGCTATTGGGACTTTGCAGTCTCATTCTTATCTTAGTAATTTGAATCATAGCCAAAATCTCAGGAGCGGTTCGCTAAGATTGGCGACGAAGGATTTTATCTCTAGTAATAATGGTTTGTCAATGGGAAGAAGTAGCCACTTTGGCTGGAGGAATTGTTTTGTAATTCGGTCTTCAGCTTCCCATTCTCAGACGTCGGTTGTTGATCCGGTGTTGTCCCCTTCAAGAAGCAACAGTGGTGACACTCCTAAGAAATCAA ATGAAGCAGCTTTGATCCTTATTCGACATGGTGAGTCGTTGTGGAATGAAAAGAATTTGTTCACAGGTTGTGTTGATGTACCACTTAGCCAGAAGGGTATAGATGAGGCAATTGAAGCTGGAAAAAAGATTAGTAACATACCTGTTGATGTCATATTTACATCTGCGTTGATTCGTGCACAAATGACAGCTATGCTTGCCATGACCCAGCACCGCCGTAAGAAG GTGCCTGTTGTTTTGCATGACGAAAGTGAGCAAGCAAAAGCATGGAGTCAAGTTTTTAGTGAAGATACAAAAAAGCAGTCCATTCCAGTCACAACGGCTTGGCAACTAAATGAAAGAAT GTATGGAGAACTACAGGGTCTCAATAAGCAAGAAACAGCAGACAGATACGGCAAAGAGCAAGTCCATGAGTGGCGCCGAAGCTATGACATACCTCCTCCCAATGGCGAAAGTTTGGAAATGTGCGCTGAAAGAGCGGTTGCCTATTTCAGAGACCGG ATTGAACCCAAACTTTTATCCGGAAAGAATGTTATGATTGCAGCACACGGGAATTCATTGAGATCCATTATCATGTATCTCGACAAGTTAACTTCCCAGGAG GTCATTAGCTTAGAACTGTCAACCGGAATTCCAATGCTTTACATTTTCAAAGAGGGAAGATTCATTAGGAGGGGGAGTCCTACTGGACCAACTGAATCTGGAGTTTATGCCTATACCAAG CATTTGGCTCTTTACAGACAGAAGTTGGATGAGAtgtttcaataa
- the LOC131662042 gene encoding uncharacterized protein LOC131662042: MSSEDLKKTGSNGHEKVLAVSLSQEQQAKIIEVRKMIGTLSEKESVYCTDASISRYLKSQSWNVKKASQMLKQSLKWRREYKPEEIRWDDVSNEAKIGKMHRANYCDKYGRPVIVMRTDRQNSKLLTEEIKHFVYCMENAVLNLPPLQEQVVWLVDFHGFNLSNVSFKMTREISHILQKYYPQRLGLAVMYDAPGIFQPFFAMVKVLLESESYKKVKFVYSNDQNTKKIMEGLFDMDQLEPAFGGNDDTEFDMNKYAKRMKEEDNKMRSFWTRANSLSLFSHNIPSSDSTESEADSDASNNEKILGSSAPNPDQRILVNHVDKKTMISE; encoded by the exons ATGAGTAGTGAGGATCTGAAGAAAACTGGCTCTAATGGCCATGAGAAAGTGTTAGCAGTATCACTGTCTCAAGAGCAACAGGCAAAG ATCATTGAGGTGAGAAAGATGATAGGAACATTATCAGAAAAGGAATCTGTGTATTGTACCGATGCATCGATTTCAAGGTACTTAAAATCGCAAAGTTGGAATGTCAAGAAAGCATCTCAAATGTTGAAGCAAAGCTTAAAATGGAGACGGGAGTATAAACCGGAAGAGATTCGCTGG GACGATGTTTCTAATGAAGCGAAGATAGGGAAAATGCATAGAGCAAATTATTGTGACAAGTATGGAAGACCGGTGATTGTAATGAGAACGGATCGCCAG AATTCGAAGTTGTTGACAGAAGAGATTAAGCATTTTGTTTACTGCATGGAGAATGCAGTTTTGAATCTACCACCTCTCCAGGAACAGGTGGTGTGGCTGGTTGATTTTCATGGTTTCAATTTATCAAATGTATCATTCAAGATGACACGCGAAATTAGCCATATACTGCAAAAATATTATCCACAGCGCCTCGGATTGGCAGTCATGTATGATGCACCTGGGATTTTCCAGCCATTCTTCGCG ATGGTAAAGGTTTTGCTAGAGTCTGAGAGTTACAAAAAGGTAAAGTTTGTTTATTCGAACGACCAAAACACAAAGAAGATTATGGAGGGTTTGTTCGATATGGATCAACTTGAACCTGCGTTTGGTGGGAACGACGACACAGAATTTGATATGAATAAATATGCTAAGAGAATGAAAGAGGAAGATAACAAGATGCGCTCCTTCTGGACACGGGCAAACTCTCTATCATTGTTCTCACACAATATTCCTTCTTCTGATTCAACTGAGTCAGAAGCAGATTCTGATGCTTCCAACAACGAGAAAATACTCGGTTCCTCTGCTCCTAACCCTGATCAACGTATCTTGGTTAATCATGTCGACAAAAAAACCATGATATCAGAATGA